In the Jatrophihabitans endophyticus genome, one interval contains:
- the guaB gene encoding IMP dehydrogenase: MPDVSSDDLSAGLPAKFAPIGLTYDDVLLVPGETDVVPAEVDTRARLTREIDIAVPLLSAAMDTVTESRMAIAMARQGGIGVLHRNLSIEDQARQVDLVKRTQTGLIPNPVTIGPDATLEQLDEVCGEYRISGLPVVDADERLLGIITNRDLRFVPVGEWATTKVDEVMTPMPLITAPVGISHEDATAILRQHKRERLPLVDEGGRLAGLITVKDFVKSEQYPNAAKDAHGRLLVGAAVGYFGDAWERATTLVEAGVDVLVADTAHGHVRLLLDMVRRLKTDPATRHVQVIGGNVATRSGAQAFVDAGADAVKVGVGPGSICTTRVVTGVGAPQVTAVYEASLACKPAGIPVIADGGLQYSGDIAKAIVAGADTVMVGSLLAGCDESPGDLIFVNGKQYKSYRGMGSLAAMSSRGKKSYSKDRYFQAEVTSDDKIVPEGIEGRVAYRGPLAAVVHQLVGGLRQSMFYVGARTTAELAERGQFMRITQASLKESHPHDIQMTAEAPNYTG, translated from the coding sequence GTGCCCGACGTCTCGTCCGACGACCTGTCCGCGGGCCTGCCGGCCAAGTTCGCGCCCATCGGGCTGACCTACGACGACGTGCTGTTGGTGCCCGGCGAGACCGACGTGGTGCCGGCCGAGGTCGACACCCGCGCCCGGCTCACCCGCGAGATCGACATCGCCGTCCCGCTGCTGTCGGCGGCCATGGACACGGTCACCGAGTCGCGGATGGCGATCGCGATGGCCCGTCAGGGGGGCATCGGGGTGCTGCACCGCAACCTGTCGATCGAGGACCAGGCGCGGCAGGTCGACCTCGTCAAGCGCACCCAGACCGGCCTCATCCCGAACCCGGTCACCATCGGCCCCGACGCGACGCTCGAACAGCTCGACGAGGTCTGCGGCGAGTACCGCATCTCCGGCCTGCCCGTGGTCGACGCCGACGAGCGGCTGCTCGGCATCATCACCAACCGCGACCTGCGCTTCGTCCCGGTCGGCGAGTGGGCGACGACCAAGGTCGACGAGGTCATGACGCCGATGCCGCTCATCACCGCACCGGTCGGCATCTCGCACGAGGACGCCACCGCCATCCTGCGCCAGCACAAGCGGGAGCGGCTGCCGCTCGTCGACGAGGGCGGCCGGCTCGCCGGGCTCATCACCGTCAAGGACTTCGTGAAGTCCGAGCAGTATCCGAACGCCGCCAAGGACGCCCACGGCCGGTTGCTCGTCGGCGCGGCCGTCGGGTACTTCGGCGACGCGTGGGAGCGTGCCACGACGCTCGTCGAGGCCGGTGTGGACGTCCTCGTGGCCGACACCGCGCACGGTCACGTCCGATTGCTGCTCGACATGGTGCGCCGGCTCAAGACCGACCCCGCGACCCGCCACGTCCAGGTGATCGGCGGCAACGTCGCCACCCGGTCCGGTGCGCAGGCCTTCGTCGACGCCGGCGCTGACGCCGTCAAGGTGGGCGTGGGGCCGGGCTCGATCTGCACCACGCGCGTGGTCACGGGCGTCGGCGCGCCGCAGGTCACCGCCGTCTACGAGGCGTCGCTCGCCTGCAAGCCGGCCGGCATCCCCGTCATCGCCGACGGCGGCCTGCAGTACTCCGGCGACATCGCCAAGGCCATCGTGGCCGGTGCCGACACCGTCATGGTGGGCTCGCTGCTCGCCGGTTGCGACGAGTCGCCCGGCGACCTGATCTTCGTCAACGGCAAGCAGTACAAGAGCTACCGCGGCATGGGCTCGCTGGCGGCGATGAGCTCACGCGGCAAGAAGTCCTACTCGAAGGACCGCTACTTCCAGGCCGAGGTCACGAGCGACGACAAGATCGTGCCCGAGGGCATCGAGGGACGTGTCGCGTACCGCGGCCCGCTCGCCGCCGTCGTGCACCAGCTCGTGGGCGGGTTGCGGCAGTCGATGTTCTACGTCGGCGCGCGCACCACCGCCGAGCTGGCCGAGCGGGGTCAGTTCATGCGAATCACGCAGGCCAGCCTCAAGGAGTCGCACCCCCACGACATCCAGATGACGGCCGAGGCGCCCAACTACACCGGCTGA
- a CDS encoding ABC transporter ATP-binding protein — MSSTSAAPHPAPSDTVAARGVDVVKSYGSGQTAVVALDHVDVELRRGELTAIMGPSGSGKSTLMHCLAGLDSIDLGSVAIGDVELRGLSDRRMTTLRRDRIGFVFQSFNLVPTLTALENITLPMDIANRAPDPQWLDVVIDTLRLRDRLTHRPSELSGGQQQRVAVGRALAGRPEIVFGDEPTGNLDSRSSGEVLRMLREAVDQLGQTVVIVTHDPHAASHADRVLFLADGRIVDEMREPTAESVLDRMKALES, encoded by the coding sequence ATGTCGTCCACCAGCGCCGCCCCGCACCCCGCACCGTCGGACACGGTCGCCGCGCGCGGCGTCGACGTGGTGAAGAGCTACGGCAGCGGCCAGACCGCCGTCGTCGCGCTCGACCACGTCGACGTGGAGCTGCGCCGGGGCGAGCTCACCGCGATCATGGGGCCCTCCGGTTCGGGGAAGTCGACCCTGATGCACTGCCTCGCCGGCCTCGACTCGATCGACTTGGGCAGCGTCGCGATCGGCGACGTCGAGTTGCGCGGGCTCTCGGACCGGAGGATGACCACGCTGCGGCGCGACCGGATCGGCTTCGTGTTCCAGTCCTTCAACCTCGTCCCGACGCTGACCGCGCTCGAGAACATCACCCTGCCGATGGACATCGCGAACCGCGCGCCCGACCCGCAGTGGCTCGACGTCGTCATCGACACGCTGCGGCTGCGCGACCGCCTCACCCACCGGCCGAGCGAGCTGTCGGGCGGCCAGCAGCAGCGGGTCGCGGTCGGCCGGGCGCTCGCGGGACGTCCCGAGATCGTGTTCGGCGACGAGCCCACCGGCAACCTGGACTCGCGTTCGAGCGGCGAGGTGCTGCGGATGCTGCGCGAGGCCGTGGACCAGCTCGGCCAGACCGTCGTGATCGTGACGCACGACCCGCACGCGGCGTCGCACGCCGACCGCGTGCTGTTCCTCGCCGACGGCCGCATCGTGGACGAGATGCGCGAGCCGACCGCGGAGTCGGTTCTCGACCGCATGAAGGCGCTCGAGTCGTGA
- a CDS encoding ABC transporter permease: MRTVAVRNLRSHKVRLLLTLVSVLLGTAFVSGSFVFTDTLKRSFDAIFATSDEGIDARVQPREDFTAGVPTDLVRRIARVPGVAAVQPQIGAQVAVVDAHGTRISTGGAPSQGGAWQDRRTVQDPPELVRGAAPTATGQVAVNESAATRYHLAVGDRITVVAPNAAVTTARVVGLYRVAFDTGGYLGALFPPRQALTLFTDGRHYTTIDVSARAGVTQATLAARIERVLPADLEARTGRQVRDDDTQDVADALSFITVILLGFGIVALLVGTFIIYNTFSMIVAQRQRELALLRAVGASRRQVQRSVVFESLVTGLVGSALGLAGGIGLAYGLRALLDALDVGLPAGELVLLVRTVVVSILLGTAVTVVAAWSPARRASRIAPVAAMREEFATPTAAGLRRRTALGATVAALAVLGTILGLVAGDAGSAASFTGLGLLAAVIATMLLSPVLARWVIHPLGRVVGRPFGVLGRLARTNAVRNPRRTAATGFALTLGMLLVTGIAVVGASAKASIGELFSNGDVRADYILTSDAGPLPVRAAAAAGQVAGVGSTTELHPMVVTVAGDQVTGTAVDGPLERVLPVTMTVGRESYGGTDMIVSETYAADHGWRPGTTHRFTGAGGTGPAVTVRVTGVYRDADLVGPWVVSGTTYRTLTPHNRWGDDVALVTVAAGADAGAVRAGLERAVNDFYVVDVRDRDEFRGYVAGQVDGLLGLLYGLLALAIVIAILGIVNTQALSVVERRRELGMLRAVGMQRAQVRRTVYLESLLIAVFGAFLGVVLGVAYGSLFTRTLHDEGLRVISVPWVQAVVFLVLAAVVGVLAALWPGWRAARTPPLDAVSGAAA, translated from the coding sequence ATGCGTACGGTGGCCGTCCGCAACCTGCGGTCCCACAAGGTCCGGCTGCTGCTGACCCTCGTCTCGGTGCTGCTCGGCACCGCGTTCGTGAGCGGCTCGTTCGTGTTCACCGACACCCTGAAGCGCAGCTTCGACGCCATCTTCGCGACGAGCGACGAGGGCATCGACGCCCGGGTGCAGCCGCGCGAGGACTTCACCGCCGGCGTGCCCACGGACCTCGTCCGCCGCATCGCCCGCGTGCCCGGTGTCGCCGCGGTCCAGCCGCAGATCGGCGCGCAGGTCGCGGTCGTCGACGCCCACGGGACGCGGATCAGCACCGGGGGTGCCCCCAGCCAGGGCGGTGCCTGGCAGGACCGTCGCACGGTGCAGGACCCGCCGGAACTCGTGCGCGGCGCCGCACCGACCGCGACGGGCCAGGTCGCGGTCAACGAGTCGGCCGCGACCAGGTACCACCTCGCGGTCGGCGACCGCATCACCGTGGTCGCCCCCAACGCCGCGGTCACCACCGCGCGGGTCGTCGGGCTGTACCGCGTCGCGTTCGACACCGGCGGCTACCTGGGCGCGCTGTTCCCGCCGCGGCAGGCCCTGACGTTGTTCACCGACGGGCGGCACTACACGACGATCGACGTCAGCGCGCGCGCCGGCGTCACGCAGGCCACGCTCGCCGCCCGGATCGAGCGGGTCCTGCCGGCCGACCTGGAGGCGCGGACCGGACGGCAGGTGCGCGACGACGACACCCAGGACGTCGCCGACGCGCTGTCGTTCATCACCGTCATCCTGCTCGGCTTCGGGATCGTGGCGCTGCTCGTCGGCACCTTCATCATCTACAACACGTTCTCGATGATCGTCGCCCAGCGGCAGCGCGAGCTCGCGCTGCTGCGCGCGGTGGGGGCCAGTCGCCGGCAGGTGCAGCGTTCCGTGGTCTTCGAGTCCCTCGTCACGGGCCTCGTCGGCAGCGCGCTGGGGCTCGCGGGCGGCATCGGTCTCGCGTACGGGCTCCGCGCGCTGCTCGACGCGCTCGACGTCGGCCTGCCCGCCGGCGAGCTCGTGCTGCTGGTGCGCACGGTCGTGGTCTCGATCCTGCTCGGGACGGCGGTGACCGTGGTCGCCGCGTGGAGCCCGGCCCGGCGCGCCTCGCGAATCGCGCCGGTGGCCGCGATGCGCGAGGAGTTCGCGACGCCGACGGCGGCGGGCCTGCGACGGCGTACGGCGCTCGGGGCGACCGTCGCCGCGCTCGCCGTGCTGGGGACGATCCTCGGCCTGGTCGCCGGCGATGCCGGATCGGCCGCGTCGTTCACCGGCCTCGGCCTGCTCGCGGCGGTGATCGCCACCATGTTGCTGTCGCCGGTGCTCGCGCGGTGGGTGATCCATCCGCTCGGGCGGGTGGTGGGCCGCCCGTTCGGTGTGCTCGGCCGGCTCGCGCGCACCAACGCGGTGCGCAACCCCCGCCGCACCGCGGCGACCGGTTTCGCGCTGACGCTCGGGATGCTGCTCGTCACGGGCATCGCGGTCGTGGGGGCGTCGGCCAAGGCCAGTATCGGCGAGCTGTTCTCCAACGGCGACGTGCGGGCCGACTACATCCTGACCTCGGACGCCGGCCCGCTCCCGGTGCGGGCCGCCGCCGCCGCGGGGCAGGTGGCCGGCGTGGGGTCGACGACCGAGCTGCATCCGATGGTGGTGACCGTCGCCGGCGACCAGGTGACCGGTACCGCCGTCGACGGGCCGCTCGAACGCGTGCTGCCGGTGACGATGACCGTGGGGCGGGAGTCCTACGGCGGCACCGACATGATCGTGTCCGAGACCTACGCCGCCGACCACGGCTGGCGGCCCGGCACGACGCACCGCTTCACCGGCGCCGGGGGCACCGGCCCCGCGGTGACGGTGCGGGTCACCGGCGTCTACCGCGACGCCGACCTCGTCGGGCCCTGGGTGGTCTCCGGCACCACGTATCGGACGCTCACCCCGCACAACCGGTGGGGCGACGACGTCGCCCTCGTGACCGTGGCGGCGGGCGCGGACGCGGGCGCGGTCCGCGCCGGGCTCGAGCGGGCCGTCAACGACTTCTACGTCGTGGACGTCCGGGACCGCGACGAGTTCCGCGGGTACGTCGCCGGCCAGGTGGACGGGTTGCTCGGCCTGCTCTACGGCCTGTTGGCGCTGGCGATCGTCATCGCGATCCTCGGCATCGTCAACACGCAGGCGCTGTCGGTCGTGGAACGGCGGCGCGAGCTCGGCATGCTGCGCGCCGTCGGGATGCAGCGCGCCCAGGTGCGCCGCACCGTGTACCTCGAGTCACTGCTCATCGCGGTGTTCGGCGCCTTCCTGGGGGTCGTGCTCGGGGTCGCCTACGGGTCGTTGTTCACGCGCACGCTGCACGACGAGGGCCTGCGGGTGATCAGCGTGCCGTGGGTGCAGGCGGTCGTCTTCCTCGTCCTCGCGGCCGTCGTCGGCGTGCTCGCCGCCCTCTGGCCCGGCTGGCGGGCGGCCCGCACGCCACCGCTCGACGCCGTGAGCGGCGCGGCGGCGTGA
- a CDS encoding DUF5319 domain-containing protein: MNLDDGPVDPFLGDPDDPAALFDDDEPPAPLSDDERADVLADLAELEAFRAALESHGVHGIVVDCGDCGDQHYFGWDLMAGNLRSLLGEGRTHVHEPAFSPDPDAFVSWDYARGWTDAVAALAKRR; the protein is encoded by the coding sequence ATGAACCTCGACGACGGCCCTGTCGATCCGTTCCTCGGCGATCCGGACGATCCGGCGGCACTGTTCGACGACGACGAGCCGCCGGCCCCGCTGAGCGACGACGAGCGGGCCGACGTGCTCGCCGACCTCGCCGAGCTTGAGGCGTTCCGGGCCGCGCTCGAGTCCCACGGCGTCCACGGCATCGTCGTCGACTGCGGGGACTGCGGCGACCAGCACTACTTCGGCTGGGACCTCATGGCCGGCAATCTGCGCTCGCTGCTCGGCGAGGGCCGCACCCACGTCCACGAACCGGCCTTCTCGCCCGACCCCGACGCCTTCGTGAGCTGGGACTACGCCCGCGGCTGGACCGACGCCGTCGCCGCCCTCGCCAAGCGCCGCTAG
- a CDS encoding WhiB family transcriptional regulator has product MGEIRRLPELREGDWDWQMSAACRGQDTATFYHPENERGPSRARREMQAKAVCSGCPVVQSCLRWALAAREPYGVWGGLSVEERERLITARSA; this is encoded by the coding sequence ATGGGCGAGATTCGACGACTCCCCGAACTGCGGGAGGGCGACTGGGACTGGCAGATGTCCGCCGCGTGCCGCGGGCAGGACACCGCCACCTTCTACCACCCCGAGAACGAGCGCGGGCCGTCCCGCGCCCGCCGCGAGATGCAGGCCAAGGCCGTCTGCTCGGGGTGCCCGGTCGTGCAGAGCTGCCTGCGCTGGGCGCTCGCCGCGCGCGAACCGTACGGCGTGTGGGGCGGGCTGTCGGTCGAGGAGCGCGAACGGTTGATCACGGCTCGTTCGGCCTGA
- a CDS encoding cation diffusion facilitator family transporter — translation MGADADRRYLGLALGLLSAFLVAEVVVALAADSLALLSDAGHMLSDVGALAASLWAMRLAAQPAAGSWTYGLKRAEILTAAGNGITLLVVGALVAFEAIRRLAHPPEVEGLAVLVVAIVGVAVNVAATAVLARANRASLNVEGAFQHIVTDLYAFLGTVVAGVVILATGYVRADSIASLLVVALMVKAAWGLLRESGRVLLEAAPEGVDLDEIRRHLLGTHHVLDVHDLHVWTVTSTLPALSAHVVVEQECFNDGHAPQILDRLQTCLTGHFDVEHSTFQLEPAGHVDHEAEMH, via the coding sequence GTGGGCGCCGACGCCGACCGTCGTTATCTCGGCCTGGCGTTGGGGCTGCTGAGCGCGTTCCTCGTCGCCGAGGTCGTCGTCGCGCTCGCGGCCGACTCGCTCGCGCTGCTGTCCGACGCCGGCCACATGCTCTCCGACGTCGGCGCGCTCGCGGCGTCGCTGTGGGCCATGCGCCTCGCGGCGCAACCGGCCGCGGGCTCGTGGACCTACGGCCTCAAGCGCGCGGAGATCCTCACCGCGGCCGGCAACGGCATCACGCTGCTGGTCGTCGGCGCCCTCGTGGCCTTCGAGGCCATCCGCCGCCTGGCGCATCCGCCCGAGGTCGAGGGGCTCGCCGTCCTCGTCGTCGCGATCGTGGGTGTCGCGGTGAACGTGGCCGCGACGGCCGTGCTCGCCCGCGCGAACCGCGCCAGCCTGAACGTCGAGGGCGCCTTCCAGCACATCGTCACCGATCTCTACGCGTTCCTCGGGACGGTCGTCGCCGGCGTCGTCATCCTCGCCACGGGCTACGTCCGGGCCGACTCCATCGCCTCCCTGCTCGTGGTCGCGCTCATGGTGAAGGCCGCCTGGGGGCTGCTGCGCGAGTCCGGCCGCGTTCTGCTCGAGGCGGCGCCCGAGGGCGTCGACCTCGACGAGATCCGGCGACACCTGCTGGGCACGCACCACGTCCTCGACGTCCACGACCTGCACGTCTGGACCGTCACGTCCACCCTCCCGGCCCTCTCGGCGCACGTGGTCGTCGAGCAGGAGTGCTTCAACGACGGGCACGCGCCGCAGATCCTGGACCGGCTGCAGACCTGCCTCACCGGTCACTTCGACGTCGAGCACTCCACCTTCCAGCTGGAGCCGGCCGGGCACGTCGACCACGAGGCCGAGATGCACTGA
- the groL gene encoding chaperonin GroEL (60 kDa chaperone family; promotes refolding of misfolded polypeptides especially under stressful conditions; forms two stacked rings of heptamers to form a barrel-shaped 14mer; ends can be capped by GroES; misfolded proteins enter the barrel where they are refolded when GroES binds) gives MAKTLSFDEDARRALERGVDKLANAVKVTLGPKGRNVVLSKSFGAPTITNDGVTIARDIELDDPYENLGAQLAKSVATKTNDVAGDGTTTATVLAQALVNTGLKNVAAGANPTALKRGIDAAVEAVNTALDDVSQPVKGEKEVAHVATVSAQDAVIGGLIAEAFTKVGKDGVITVEEAQTMSTELEFTEGMQFDKGYISPYFVTDADAGEAAFDDPYLLITTQKISAVADLLPVLEKVAESGKALVVIAEDVDGEALSTLVVNSIRKTFSAVAVKAPFFGDRRKAFLQDLAIVTGAEVVAPEVGLKVDQVGLDSLGRAGRVVVTKDTTTVTHGSAAQSEIDARVAQIRREIEDTDSDWDREKLQERLAKLAGGVGVIKVGAATEVEMKERKHRIEDAISATRAAVEEGIVAGGGSALVHAIAALEGNLGLTGDEATGVAVVRAGLAEPLRWIATNAGEEGYVVVAKVRELKANHGLNAATGEYENLLKAGVVDPVKVTKAALANAASVASLVLSTQSAVVDKPEEPDEHDHGHSHGHGHAH, from the coding sequence ATGGCGAAGACCCTCAGCTTCGACGAGGACGCCCGCCGCGCGCTCGAGCGCGGCGTGGACAAGCTCGCGAACGCCGTCAAGGTCACGCTCGGCCCCAAGGGCCGCAACGTCGTGCTGTCGAAGTCCTTCGGCGCGCCGACGATCACCAACGACGGTGTCACCATCGCCCGTGACATCGAGCTGGACGACCCGTACGAGAACCTCGGCGCCCAGCTGGCGAAGTCCGTCGCGACGAAGACCAACGACGTCGCCGGTGACGGCACCACGACCGCGACCGTGCTCGCGCAGGCGCTGGTCAACACCGGCCTGAAGAACGTCGCGGCCGGCGCCAACCCGACCGCCCTCAAGCGCGGCATCGACGCCGCGGTCGAGGCCGTCAACACGGCGCTGGACGACGTCAGCCAGCCGGTCAAGGGCGAGAAGGAGGTCGCGCACGTCGCGACCGTCTCGGCGCAGGACGCGGTGATCGGCGGCCTCATCGCCGAGGCGTTCACCAAGGTGGGCAAGGACGGTGTGATCACCGTCGAGGAAGCCCAGACGATGAGCACCGAGCTCGAGTTCACCGAGGGCATGCAGTTCGACAAGGGCTACATCAGCCCGTACTTCGTCACCGACGCCGACGCCGGCGAGGCCGCGTTCGACGACCCGTACCTGCTCATCACCACGCAGAAGATCTCGGCCGTGGCCGACCTGCTGCCGGTGCTCGAGAAGGTCGCCGAGTCGGGCAAGGCGCTCGTCGTCATCGCCGAGGACGTCGACGGCGAGGCGCTCTCGACGCTGGTCGTCAACTCGATCCGCAAGACGTTCAGCGCGGTGGCGGTCAAGGCACCGTTCTTCGGCGACCGCCGCAAGGCGTTCCTGCAGGACCTCGCCATCGTCACCGGTGCCGAGGTCGTCGCGCCGGAGGTGGGGCTCAAGGTCGACCAGGTCGGGCTGGACTCGCTGGGTCGGGCGGGACGCGTGGTCGTCACCAAGGACACCACCACCGTCACCCACGGCTCCGCGGCGCAGAGCGAGATCGACGCCCGCGTGGCGCAGATCCGTCGCGAGATCGAGGACACCGACTCCGACTGGGACCGCGAGAAGCTGCAGGAGCGGCTCGCGAAGCTGGCCGGCGGCGTCGGCGTGATCAAGGTCGGCGCGGCCACCGAGGTCGAGATGAAGGAGCGCAAGCACCGCATCGAGGACGCCATCTCGGCCACCCGCGCGGCGGTCGAGGAGGGCATCGTCGCCGGTGGCGGCTCCGCGCTCGTCCACGCGATCGCCGCGCTCGAGGGCAACCTCGGCCTGACCGGTGACGAGGCGACCGGCGTGGCCGTCGTCCGCGCCGGGCTGGCCGAGCCGCTGCGTTGGATCGCCACCAACGCCGGCGAGGAGGGCTACGTCGTCGTCGCCAAGGTGCGCGAGCTCAAGGCCAACCACGGCCTGAACGCCGCCACCGGCGAGTACGAGAACCTGCTCAAGGCCGGCGTGGTCGACCCGGTGAAGGTCACCAAGGCCGCGCTCGCCAACGCCGCGTCCGTCGCCTCGCTGGTGCTCTCGACGCAGTCGGCGGTCGTGGACAAGCCCGAGGAGCCCGACGAGCACGACCACGGTCACTCGCACGGTCACGGCCACGCGCACTGA
- the groES gene encoding co-chaperone GroES: MTATKVSIKPLEDRIVVQTNEAETTTASGIVIPDTAKEKPQEGTVLAVGPGRIDDNGNRVPLDVAVGDVVLYSKYGGTEVRYAGEDYLVLSARDVLAIIEK, translated from the coding sequence GTGACCGCCACCAAGGTCAGCATCAAGCCGCTCGAGGACCGCATCGTCGTCCAGACCAACGAGGCCGAGACCACCACCGCCTCGGGCATCGTCATCCCGGACACCGCCAAGGAGAAGCCGCAGGAGGGCACCGTCCTCGCCGTCGGCCCCGGCCGCATCGACGACAACGGCAACCGCGTCCCGCTCGACGTCGCCGTCGGCGACGTCGTCCTCTACAGCAAGTACGGGGGCACCGAGGTCCGCTACGCCGGCGAGGACTACCTCGTCCTGTCGGCCCGCGACGTCCTCGCGATCATCGAGAAGTAG
- a CDS encoding type IV toxin-antitoxin system AbiEi family antitoxin domain-containing protein: protein MTWAATARSQDGVIGRAQLRGHGLSDPAVSRLVEAQALHPIGHGVFLVRGAPLTYRATLWSAVVASDGVLAFGTAAHLWGVVAEAPARVDVLIARHRRVRPTPQLRPHRITVAPSVEVRLDGLPVTSRTHTLLDYLGRQRPGSAQRLADRALQRGWLRPDDLAARLRDSPGRTGNTMLRTLLERCGDGAAAESERVLHRLLRRAGISRWVPNYPLWVDGELAAVLDVALPDQRLAIEVDGWAFHSDVDRFQRDRTRQNRLVALGWTVLRFTWADLVERPGSVVATIRRQVTAAG from the coding sequence GTGACATGGGCGGCGACGGCGCGCAGCCAGGACGGCGTGATCGGCCGGGCGCAGCTGCGTGGGCACGGCCTGTCGGACCCGGCGGTGTCGCGGCTCGTCGAGGCGCAGGCGCTGCACCCGATCGGTCACGGCGTGTTCCTCGTCCGCGGGGCACCGCTGACGTACCGGGCGACGTTGTGGTCCGCGGTCGTGGCGAGCGACGGCGTGCTGGCCTTCGGCACCGCAGCGCACCTGTGGGGTGTCGTCGCCGAGGCACCGGCCCGCGTCGACGTGCTCATCGCCCGGCACCGCCGGGTGAGACCGACGCCGCAGCTGCGACCCCACCGGATCACCGTCGCACCGTCGGTCGAGGTCCGGCTGGACGGCCTGCCGGTCACGTCACGCACGCACACCCTGCTCGACTACCTCGGCCGGCAGCGACCGGGCTCGGCCCAGCGGCTCGCCGACCGGGCGCTGCAGCGCGGCTGGCTGCGTCCCGACGATCTCGCCGCGCGGCTCCGGGACAGCCCGGGCCGGACCGGCAACACGATGCTGCGCACCCTGCTCGAACGGTGCGGCGACGGCGCTGCCGCCGAGTCCGAACGGGTGCTGCACCGGTTGCTGCGGCGTGCGGGCATCAGCCGTTGGGTCCCCAACTACCCGCTCTGGGTGGACGGCGAGCTGGCTGCGGTGCTCGACGTCGCTCTCCCGGATCAGCGACTGGCGATCGAGGTCGACGGCTGGGCGTTCCACAGCGACGTGGATCGCTTCCAGCGCGATCGCACCCGGCAGAACCGGCTCGTCGCCCTGGGCTGGACGGTGCTGCGCTTCACCTGGGCCGACCTCGTGGAGCGCCCGGGCTCCGTGGTCGCGACCATCCGTCGGCAGGTGACGGCCGCCGGGTGA